The sequence below is a genomic window from Roseovarius sp. THAF27.
CTTCTGGCCGACAACAGCCCAAAGCGCAGCTCTTGGTGGCCTTGGAAGCGATCCTGACCAATGGCAGCTTTGCCGAACACATCGACAAAGCTCAAAGAATTACATTTACCAGGTTTGTTAGCGCAGCCTTGATCGCACGACGTTCCCGAGAACTGACACAATCCCAGCGGCTAACGCCAGCTTGAGTATGTCAGATACAATGAACGGCCCGATGCCATACTCGATACCTTGAGCAAAGCCGAACAGATACATTAGCCAGAGAGTGCCCAGCATCAGCAGAACTGCCTCACCAACAAGCATTGCTGCTCCGATCTTGAAGGGGCTTCTCCACCATCCGCGATCAGCCGCCCATCCAGTAACTACCGTCATGGCTACAAAGCCAAGCAGGTAGCCTCCGGTTGAACCCATCATATATGCGATGCCGATGCCCCGCTCCGGTGTTCCTTGAAACACGG
It includes:
- a CDS encoding biotin transporter BioY; the encoded protein is MNRSDALFPSLLQSNKVNRALWFAMLAITGSIVIAISAKVKVPMWPVDMSLQTLAIFTIAAVFGLKLGMATILLYLAEGAMGLPVFQGTPERGIGIAYMMGSTGGYLLGFVAMTVVTGWAADRGWWRSPFKIGAAMLVGEAVLLMLGTLWLMYLFGFAQGIEYGIGPFIVSDILKLALAAGIVSVLGNVVRSRLR